AGCACCTCGGTCGCCGACTGGGCCAAGACCGCGTTCCCCGACGGCGCCAAGTACTTCACGCTCGAGGGCCCCGCGGGCGTCTCGGTCGTCAACGAGCGCAACGAGGGCTGGGACGAGGTCATCGGCGCCGACTCCGCCTTCACCAAGGTCGGCGCGCAGACCGCCAACTGGTCGACCGAAGAGGCGAAGAGCGTCTTCGAGACCGTCCTGAAGTCGAACAACAACGACGTGCAGATGGTCTTCGCCCAGAACGACGAGATGGGCCTCGGCGCCGTCCAGGCCGTCGAGGAGGCCGGCCTCACCCCGGGCGTCGACGTCAAGATCGCCACGATCGACGGCACCAAGAACGCCCTGCAGGCGCTCGCCGACGGCAAGCTCAGCTTCGTCGCCGAGTACAACCCGCTGTTCGGAGAGACCGCCCTCGACGCCGTCGAGGCGACCCTCGCCGGCGAGACCGTCGAGTCCTCGATCGTCGTGCCGAGCGAGACCTTCGACTCGCCCGAGGCCGCCTCGGCCGCCCTGCCCGACCGCAAGTTCTAGAGCGCACCTCTAGGAAGACCACTCCACGCGGAGCGACCGGGGCCCCCAGCGGGTCCCGGTCGCTCCGGCCTCCGGCGCAGCGAAGCGCCACTCGAGAACGGAACGACGCGGCATGACAGGTTCGCCTCCGATCGTCGAGATGAAGAACATCTCGATCAGCTTCCCCGGCGTGAAAGCCCTCGACGGAGTCGACTTCCGCCTGTTCCCGGGCGAGGTCCACACCCTGATGGGCGAGAACGGCGCCGGCAAGTCCACCCTCATCAAGGCGCTCACGGGCGTCTACACGATCGACAGCGGAGACATCGTCATCGGCGGCGAGACCCGTCGTCTGACCGGCACGGCCGATGCGCAGTCCGCGGGGATCTCCACCGTGTACCAGGAGGTCAACCTCTGCACCAACCTCAGCATCGGCGAGAACGTCATGCTGGGCTACGAGGTGCGCGGTCCCTTCGGCATCAACTGGCGAGCGACCCACGAGGCCGCCCGCACCGCGCTCGAGAAGCTCGGCCTCGGTCACCTCGACCCGCGCCGGCCGCTCGCGTCGCTCTCGATCGCGATGCAGCAGCTCGTCGCCATCAGCCGCTCGACCGTCAGCGACTCCCGGGTCCTGATCCTCGACGAGCCGACCTCGAGCCTGGACGCGAACGAGGTGGAGAACCTCTTCGTCGTCATCCGCCGCCTCCGCGCGGAGGGTGTCGCGATCCTCTTCGTCTCGCACTTCCTCGACCAGGTCTACGCGATCAGCGACCGGCTCACGGTGCTGCGCAACGGGCAGTACGTCGGCGAGTACCTCACGCACGAGCTCGACCGCACCTCGCTCATCTCGAAGATGATCGGCAAGGACATCGCGGCGCTGCGCTCGCTCGACTCCGAGCGCGAGAACAGCGACCACCTCTACCGCGAGGCCCCGCTGTACTCAGCGAAGGGCCTCGGCAAGAAGGGCTCGATCGAGGCGACGGACCTCACTCTGCACCGCGGAGAGGTCGTCGGACTCGCCGGGCTCCTCGGCTCCGGCCGCACCGAGCTCGCGCGCCTGATCTACGGCGTCGACAAGCCCGACACGGGCGAGATCACGCTGCACGGCAAGAAGATCGACGTCCCGACGCCGACCGCCGGCCTCGCGCACAAGATCGCGTTCTCGAGCGAGAACCGCCGCGACGAGGGCATCATCCGCGACCTGTCGGTGCGCGAGAACCTCATCCTCGCGGTGCAGGCCAAGCGCGGCTGGGCCCGCCCCCTCTCCAAGAAGGAGAAGGACGAGATCGTCGGCAAGTACCTGGTCGAGCTCAACGTGCGCCCGGCCGACCCCGACCGCCCCATCAGCAAGCTCTCCGGCGGGAACCAGCAGAAGGTCCTCCTCGGACGCTGGCTGGCCACCGCCCCCGAGATCCTCATCCTCGACGAGCCCACCCGCGGCATCGACGTCGGAGCCAAGGCCGAGATCCAGGAGAAGGTCGTCGCTCTCGCGGGCGAGGGCGTCGCCGTCGTGTTCATCTCGTCCGAGCTCGACGAGGTCGTCCGCCTCAGCGATCGCATCATCGTCCTCAAGGACCACCGCGTGATCGCGGAGATCCTCAACGGACCCGCTGTCACTGCGGAGTCGATCGTCACTACCATCGCCGCAGAGGGAGTCGTCGACGAGGACGTCGTCGTTCTCGAAGGCGCCACGCAGGAGGCCGCATCATGAGCAGCGACAGCAAGCCCGACCGGGGCTCCGTGCTCGCCGGGCTGATCCGCCGTCAGTACTTCTGGGGAGCCGTGGCGATCGCGCTGCTGCTGCTCGTCAACGTCGTGAAGGATCCGAGCTACCTCGCCGTCTCGGTCAGCCCGACCACGGGCTACCTGGTCGGCAACGTCATCGACATCGCGCGGGCGGCAGCGCCCATCCTGATGATCGCGGTGGGCATGTGCCTGGTCGTGGCGACCGGAGGCATCGACCTCTCGGTCGGCTCGATCATGGTGGTCGCCGGCGCGGTCTCGATGGAGTTCCTGAACGCCAACGGCGCTCCCGACTCGCTCGGCGCGGCCGCCGCGGCCTTCGCCGTCGCGCTCCTGGTCGCCGGGGTCCTCGGGGCCGTGAACGGCATCCTGGTCTCGGTCGTGGGGCTGCAGCCGTTCATCAGCACCCTCGTGGTGATGCTCGCCGGCCGCGGTCTCGCCAAGGTGATCACCGGCGGGCAGAACACCGCCGCGACGAACGAGCCGTTCCGCTGGATCGCGAACGGCTACGTCTTCGGACTCCCCGTCGTCTTCCTCCTCGCCATCGCGATCGTCGTCGTGGTCGGAGTGCTGGTGCGCCGCACCGCCCTCGGCCTGATGATCGAGGCGATCGGCATGGACCCGAAGGCGGCCCGTCTCGCCGGCATCAACCGCCGCGGCCTGCTGATGACCGCCTACATCGGCAGCGGCCTGCTCGCCGGAGTCGCGGGCGTCTTCGCCACGGCCAGCGTCATGACGGTGGACGTGTCGCGGACGGGCTACCAGCTCGAGCTCGACGCGATCCTCGCGGTCGTGGTCGGCGGCACCTCGCTCGCGGGCGGCAAGTTCAACATCACCGGAGCCGCCATCGGCGCCATCCTGATCGCCACGCTCGACAAGACGGTCGTCTTCCTCGGCGTCTCCTCGAGCGCGACGCCCGCCTTCAAGGCGATCGTGATCGTCGCCCTCTGCCTGCTGCAGTCCGAGCGCGTGCGCTCGGCCTTCACTCAACGTCGCGAGGCGCGCCGCAGCGCACCGCAGAAAGAGGCGATCCCCGCATGAGCGCCGTGATGACCCGCTCCGCCCCTCCGACGAGCTCGAACCGCTCCTCGGCGCGGTCGTGGCTGACCCAGCACCTCGACAAGCTGCCGACCCTCGCCGCGCTGATCATCTTCCTCGCGATGATCGTCTACGGAGAGGCCGCGTACGGCCGCATCCTGCAGGCGAGCACCGTCTCGAACCTGCTGATCAACAACGCGCACCTGATCATCCTGGCCGTGGGGCTCACGTTCGTGATCCTGACCGGGGGCATCGACCTCTCGGTCGGCGCGATCATCGCCTTCAGCAGCGTGAGCGGCGTGCTGCTCATCAACGCCGGCTGGAACCCGTGGCTCGTGATGGTGCTGATGATCCTGATCGGCTCGGGCTTCGGCCTCGTGTCGGGCGTGCTCATCCAGTACTTCAACGTGCAGCCGTTCATCGCGACGCTCGCCATGATGTTCCTGGCCCGGGGCCTCGCCTCGATGCTGAGCACCGTGCCGGAGCGCCTCCCCGAGGACTCGGCCGTGCTCAGCCTGGCGGCTCCGATCAAGCTGATCGACGGCCCGAAGGTCAACGACTTCGTGATCAGCCCCGGCGTGATCATCGCGCTGCTGGTCGTCGCGGGGGCGTTCTTCGTCCTGCACCGCACCCGCCTCGGCCGCACGGTCTACGCGATGGGCGGCTCCGAGCAGTCGGCGGCCCTCATGGGCCTGCCGGTGCTGCGGACGAAGCTTCTGATCTACGTGATCAGCGGCACCCTCGCGGGCCTCGCCGGCGTCGTCTACACGGCCCGTCTCGGCAGCGCGCAGAACATCACCGGCACCGGCTGGGAGCTCGACGCGATCGCGGCGACGGTCATCGGAGGCACGCTGCTCACCGGCGGCGTCGGCTTCGTGCTCGGCTCGGTGATCGGCGCCCTGGTGCTCGGCCTGATGAACGTCCTGATCACCCGCGACGGCGGCATCCCGCCCGAGGCGACGACGATCATCACCGGCGGCATCCTCCTGGTCTTCGTGCTCCTGCAGCGCGCGGTGATGGCCCGCAACAAGACCTGACGCGCCTCCGCGCCACGTCCACCGCCCCCTCGCTGCTCGTCCGGCGAGGGGGCGGTGCCGTCTCTCCTCCTCCAGGCGGGCGCGGCCTGCCCGAGGTCTGAGAGAGCGGGCAGATTCGTCGTCGCGTTGACGTCAACATCGTGTTACCGTGAACATCGCCGACTCGCGTCGGACCCCCTCTCCTCAGCAATGGTGCCGAACTAGGAGCAAGTGCGATGAAGCCCTTCCTGCGACCGCTCGTCCTCGCGACGACACTCGCGCTCGCCGTCCCCCTCCTCACGGCGCAGTCCGCCGCGGCGGCACCGGCCGACGATCTGATCCTCCGCTACGCCCTCGACGAGACGAGCGGCACGGTCGCCGTCGACAGCTCGGGCAAGGGCCGCAACGGCACCCTCTCGGGCGGCGCCGTCGCCTCCGGCACCTCGGGCGTGAAGCTCGACGGCGTCGACGACTACGTGAAGCTCCCCGACGACGTGCTCGCCGGGCTCACCTCGATCACGGTCAGCGCCGAGGTCCTGCTGAGCACCACGCAGGGCACGCCCTACTTCATCTGGGGACTCGGCAACACGACCTCCGGCGCCGGCAACGGCTACCTGTACACCACGGGCAACAGCTACAAGGCCTCGATCGCGACCGGCAACTGGACCACCGAGCAGACCGTGAACTCGGGCGCGAACCTCGCGCGCGGCGTCTGGAAGACGCTCACCTACACGCTCGACGACGCCTCCGACACCGCGCGCCTCTACCTCGACGGCACCCAGGTCGCGCAGCAGACCGGAGTCACCATCACCCCCGGCGCCATCGGCGGCGGGAAGACGACCGCGAACGCCATCGGGCGCTCGGTCTACACCGCCGACAAGACCCTCTCGGGATCGGTCCGCGACTTCCGCATCTACAGCAGCGCGCTCACCGCCTCCGACGTGGCGGGCCTGCAGGCCACCGACACCACGAGGGTCGCGCGCGACACCGCCGCTCTCGACCTCGGCGACCTCTCGTCGGTCACCGCGAACCTCACCCTCCCGACCACCGGCGCGAACGGCTCCGCCATCGCCTGGTCCTCGAGCGACACCGCCGTGATCTCGACCAGCGGAGTCGTCACCCGCCCCGCCAGCGGCGTCGCCACGGCGACGCTCACGGCCACGGTGACCCGCGGCTCCGCGACGCAGACCCGGACCTTCACCGCGAAGGTCCCCGCGCAGGACGTGAACGCCGACGCGCAGAAGGCGCTCGACGCGCTGCGCATCGTCAACGCGGGCGACGTCCGCGGCAACGTCACACTGCCCGCGAAGGCCGGCGCCTACGACGTCTCCTGGACCTCCTCGAACACCGCCGTGATCGACGCGACCGGAGTCGTGAAGCGCCAGGCCGCGTCGACCCCCGTCACCCTCACGGCGTCCGTCGCCGGCACCACCGCGACGCGGCAGATCCCCGTCACCGTCACCGCCGCTCCCGCCGGGCTCGACACCGACTACGACGCCGGCTACCTCTGGACCCACTTCGCCGCGACCGACTACGAGAAGATCTACTTCGGCTCGAGCACCGACGGCCTGCACTGGTCGAAGCTCAACGGCAACAAGGCCGTGCTCGCCAACCTCGCCGGCACGCTCGGCGTCCGCGACCCGCACCTCGTGCGCTCCCCCACCGGCGACGAGTACTGGATCCTCGGCACCGACCTCCACGCCGAGGGCACCGCGGCCGGAGGCTCGTGGGACCAGGTGAACGCGAGCCAGAAGCTCGTCGTCTGGCGCTCCACCGACCTCGTGAACTGGAGCGACCAGAGCCTCGTCTTCGCCGGCTCGCCGAACGCGGGCAACGTCTGGGCTCCCGAGGCGATGTGGGACGAGACGACGGGCCAGTACTACGTCTACTGGTCGGGTCGCGACAAGACGCAGGTCGGCACCGACGACTGGGCGCTGCGCGTCTACGTCAGCACCACCCGCGACTTCACGACGTTCTCGACCCCGACGGTCTGGCTCGACGAGAACTCGCCGACCAACAACGCCGACGGCCCCAACATCATCGACACGACCATCGCCAAGGAGAACGGCGTCTACTACCGCTTCTCCACCTCCGACTGGCGCACCGTCGTCGACACCGCCCCGAGCCTCGCCGGACCGTGGAAGCGCGTCATCGCTCGGGGCGAGGACACCGCGCACGGCCTCTCGAACCACATCGAGGGCCTGACGGTCTACCAGCTGCCCGACGGCCGCTGGGTCGTGATGGGCGACTCGGGCGGATACTCCGCCTTCGTCACCGACTCGCTCGCGAGCCTGCAGTTCACCGCGCTCACCACCGGCGCGACCGGAGCGAACACCTACTCCTTCGCGGCCCCGTTCCGCCACGGCTCGGTCCTGCGCCTCTCGAGCGCCGAGGAGGCGCGCATCACCGCCGCCTACGGCACCTCGACCGGCCCGACCCCGAAGCCGGTGAACGCCGCCGGCGAGATCCTGCGCTACTCCTTCGACGGAGGATCCGGCACGACCGTGCAGGACGTCACGGGCCACGGACTCACCGGCACGCTCGTCTCGGGCGCCGCCTGGCAGACCGGCTCGGTGAAGCTCGACGGCACCGACGACTACATCGACCTGCCCGACAACCTGCTCACGGGAGTCACCGACATCACCGTGCAGGCCGACGTCTGGATCGACTCCGCCCAGAGCGGCGCGTACTTCATCTACGGACTCGGCAACACGACCGCGGGCGCCGGCGACGGCTACCTGTTCACCTCCGGGAACAACTACCGCACGAGCCTCGCGACCGGCAACTGGACCACCGAGCAGACCGTCTCCTCCGGCTCGGCCCTGCCGCGCGGGACGTGGGCGCACCTGACCTACACGCTCGCCGGCACCACCGCCACGGTCTACCTCGACGGCGTCAAGGTCGGCACGGGCACCGTCACGGCCGACCCGAAGGACATCGGCGGCGGCACGACCACCGCCAACGCGATCGGACGCTCCAACTACGACGCCGACAACCGCTTCCGCGGGCAGATCCGCGAGTTCGCGATCTACAACCGGGCGCTGAGCTCGGCCGAGGTGCTCGCCTCCTCGGGCAACACCACGGTCCTCGCCGACGCGACGCTGACCGGCGACGTGCTGAAGACCGCTCCGATCGTCGACCAGGCGAACCGCGTCATCACCTTCCCGGTGAAGCCCGGCACCGACCGCACGAAGCTCACCCCGACGTACTCGACGGCGGCGGGGGTCACGGCGAGCCCCGCCTCCGGCACCGTGCGCGACCTCTCCACCCCCAAGACCGTGGTCCTGACTCCCGTGGGCGGCGGCGCGAGCACCACCTGGACGCTCAAGGCCGTCGAGATGAAGAGTCCGGTGATCCCCGGCCTGTACGCCGACCCGAACATCGCGGTCTTCGGCGACACGTACTACATCTACGCGACCACCGACGGCACCCCGGGATGGGGCGGCAAGGACTTCTACGTCTGGTCGTCGAAGAACCTCGTCGACTGGACCCGCTCTGCGACCCCGTTCCTGACCCTCGACGGCGCGAACGGCAACGTCCCCTGGGCGACCGGCAACGCCTGGGCGCCGACGATCATCGAGAAGGGCGGCAAGTACTACTTCTACTTCTCGGGCCACAACGCGGCGCTCAACCGCAAGACGATCGGAGTCGCGGTCGCGGACAGCCCGATGGGCCCGTTCACGGCGCAGCAGTCCCCGATGATCACCAACGGCGAGTCGGTGAACTCGGGTCAGGCGATCGACCCGGCCGCCTTCACCGACCCGGCCACCGGCAAGAGCTACCTCTTCTGGGGCAACGGCTCGCCGGTCTACGCCGAGCTGTCCGACGACATGCTCTCGGTCAAGGCGGGCACCATCAAGCGGATCAGCGGTCTCACCGACTTCCGCGAGGGCGCCTTCGTCAACTACCGCCAGGGCCTGTACCACCTGACCTACTCGATCGACGACACCGGCAGCGAGAACTACCGGGTCGGCTACGCGACCTCGACGAGCATCGACGGACCGTGGACCTACCGCGGCGTGATCCTCGAGAAGGACGCCTCGCTCGGGATCCTCGCCACCGGCCACAGCTCGATCATCAACGTCCCCGGCACCGACGACTGGTACATCGCCTACCACCGCTTCGCGATCCCCGGCGGGAACGGGACCAACCGCGAGACCACCGTCGACAGGATCACCTTCGACCCGGCGACGGGGCTGATGCAGAAGGTCGTCCCCACCCTCGAGAGCGTCGCCCCGCAGAAGGTCCCGACGGCCGCACCCGCGATCGCGGTGACCGCCTCCGCGAGCACCCGCTGCATCTCGGGCAAGGTCGTCCTCTCGGTCCTCGTGACGAACCCGAACGCCTTCCCCGTGAAGGTCGTCATCGGATCGACCTACGGCTCGAAGACGATCGCCGAGGTCGCCGCGGGCAAGTCGGCCACCCACTCCTTCACCACCCGCGAGGCGAGCATCCCGGCCGGTCAGGCGAGCGTGAGCGCGACCGCGTTCGTCGCGGGCAAGCCGGCCACCGCCGCCGCCACCGCCCCCTACTCCGCTGCCAGCTGCGGCTGAGAACGGCCCCCACCCGAACACCACCCCATCGAGCCGGCGACGCAGCCGGCCGGAGAACGGAGAACACCCGCAATGAACACTCGCTCCCTCCTGACCCGAGGCGCCGCCGGACTCGCCGGAGGACTCCTCCTCCTCGGAGTCGCCGGAACCGCCATGGCCGCCGAGATCGAGGTCGGCAACGACGACGTCGACGTCAACGTCGACATCGCACCGCTCACCACCCCCGGATCGCTCTCGATGTCGGTCGCCGGCACCTCGACGAGCCTCACCGAGAACGGATCGACCAGCGTCATCCGCCAGTTCACCGGCACCCTGCCGACCGTGACCGTCACCGATACCCGCGACCCCGAGGACATCCCCGAGGGTGCCGGCTGGTACGTCCTCGGCACCGCCAGCGACTTCACCAGCACCACCGGCGACGTCATCGGCGCCGAGAACTTCGGCTGGGCCCCGAACCTCATCGACGGCGGAGACTCCGGTCTCGTCGCCGAGGGCGACGTCGTCGACACCGCCATCGACGGCGGACCCGACGGAGTCGGCCTCGTCGACCAGGAGCTGCTCGCCATCACCAACGACTCGGCCGCCGTGGCCGAGGAGGGATCCTGGACCGCGAACGCCGACCTGTTCCTCCGCACCGAGCCCACGGTGGACGCCGGCCAGTACAGCTCGACCCTCACCCTGTCGCTCTTCGAGTGATCCCCGGGGGCGGGACCGCCCCCTCCCCCCGCACGATGCGGCCGAGCCCTCCGCCCGGCCGCATCGTGCGTCCCCCGTGAGATCCTGAAGGTGCCATGACCGATCAGCGCCGATCCCCCGCCCGTCCGACCGTGCGCCTGCGCGCGCTGCTCGCGCTCCTCGTCGGCGCGCTGGCGCTCAGCGCCGCTCCCCCGGCGTCCGCCGCCGATCAGATCTCCTGGGCCGTGAGCCCCGCCTCGGACGGCGCCCCCGACAAGCGCTCGTGGATCGAGCTCGACCTCGACCCCGGCGCTGTCGTGTCGGAGGAGGCCGCGGTCACCAACCTCAGCGACCAGACGGTCACCTTCCGGATCGACGCCGCCGACGGCTACTTCACCGACAAGGGCCGCTTCAACATGCTCCCCTCGGACCAGGAGTCGGTCGACGCGGGCACCTGGATCCAGGCCCCCGAGACCGTCACCGTCGAGCCCGGGGCGGTCGGCATCGTCCCGTTCACGGTGACCGTGCCGGACAACGCCGAGCCCGGCGACCACGCGGCCGGCATCGCCGCCTCCCTCGTCTCCGTCGGCGCCGACGCCGGCGGCTCCTCCGTCGGGGTCGAGAGCCGCATCGGCTTCCGCGTGATGACCCGCGTGACCGGTGACGTCGCCCCCTCCGTCGCCGTCGAGGACATCGCGACCGACTACCGCCTCTCGTGGAACCCGTTCGCGCCCGGATCGCTCTCGGTCGACGCCGAGATCGTCAACACCGGCAACGTCCGCCTACTGCTCGACGGCACCGTGAGCGCGCAGGGCGCCTCCGCCCCGCTCGTGGCCGAGGACGCGGCCGCCCAGGAGCTGCTGCCGGGCGACCGGCGGACGATCTCG
The genomic region above belongs to Rathayibacter sp. VKM Ac-2759 and contains:
- a CDS encoding sugar ABC transporter ATP-binding protein, giving the protein MTGSPPIVEMKNISISFPGVKALDGVDFRLFPGEVHTLMGENGAGKSTLIKALTGVYTIDSGDIVIGGETRRLTGTADAQSAGISTVYQEVNLCTNLSIGENVMLGYEVRGPFGINWRATHEAARTALEKLGLGHLDPRRPLASLSIAMQQLVAISRSTVSDSRVLILDEPTSSLDANEVENLFVVIRRLRAEGVAILFVSHFLDQVYAISDRLTVLRNGQYVGEYLTHELDRTSLISKMIGKDIAALRSLDSERENSDHLYREAPLYSAKGLGKKGSIEATDLTLHRGEVVGLAGLLGSGRTELARLIYGVDKPDTGEITLHGKKIDVPTPTAGLAHKIAFSSENRRDEGIIRDLSVRENLILAVQAKRGWARPLSKKEKDEIVGKYLVELNVRPADPDRPISKLSGGNQQKVLLGRWLATAPEILILDEPTRGIDVGAKAEIQEKVVALAGEGVAVVFISSELDEVVRLSDRIIVLKDHRVIAEILNGPAVTAESIVTTIAAEGVVDEDVVVLEGATQEAAS
- a CDS encoding sugar ABC transporter permease, which codes for MSAVMTRSAPPTSSNRSSARSWLTQHLDKLPTLAALIIFLAMIVYGEAAYGRILQASTVSNLLINNAHLIILAVGLTFVILTGGIDLSVGAIIAFSSVSGVLLINAGWNPWLVMVLMILIGSGFGLVSGVLIQYFNVQPFIATLAMMFLARGLASMLSTVPERLPEDSAVLSLAAPIKLIDGPKVNDFVISPGVIIALLVVAGAFFVLHRTRLGRTVYAMGGSEQSAALMGLPVLRTKLLIYVISGTLAGLAGVVYTARLGSAQNITGTGWELDAIAATVIGGTLLTGGVGFVLGSVIGALVLGLMNVLITRDGGIPPEATTIITGGILLVFVLLQRAVMARNKT
- a CDS encoding family 43 glycosylhydrolase; this translates as MKPFLRPLVLATTLALAVPLLTAQSAAAAPADDLILRYALDETSGTVAVDSSGKGRNGTLSGGAVASGTSGVKLDGVDDYVKLPDDVLAGLTSITVSAEVLLSTTQGTPYFIWGLGNTTSGAGNGYLYTTGNSYKASIATGNWTTEQTVNSGANLARGVWKTLTYTLDDASDTARLYLDGTQVAQQTGVTITPGAIGGGKTTANAIGRSVYTADKTLSGSVRDFRIYSSALTASDVAGLQATDTTRVARDTAALDLGDLSSVTANLTLPTTGANGSAIAWSSSDTAVISTSGVVTRPASGVATATLTATVTRGSATQTRTFTAKVPAQDVNADAQKALDALRIVNAGDVRGNVTLPAKAGAYDVSWTSSNTAVIDATGVVKRQAASTPVTLTASVAGTTATRQIPVTVTAAPAGLDTDYDAGYLWTHFAATDYEKIYFGSSTDGLHWSKLNGNKAVLANLAGTLGVRDPHLVRSPTGDEYWILGTDLHAEGTAAGGSWDQVNASQKLVVWRSTDLVNWSDQSLVFAGSPNAGNVWAPEAMWDETTGQYYVYWSGRDKTQVGTDDWALRVYVSTTRDFTTFSTPTVWLDENSPTNNADGPNIIDTTIAKENGVYYRFSTSDWRTVVDTAPSLAGPWKRVIARGEDTAHGLSNHIEGLTVYQLPDGRWVVMGDSGGYSAFVTDSLASLQFTALTTGATGANTYSFAAPFRHGSVLRLSSAEEARITAAYGTSTGPTPKPVNAAGEILRYSFDGGSGTTVQDVTGHGLTGTLVSGAAWQTGSVKLDGTDDYIDLPDNLLTGVTDITVQADVWIDSAQSGAYFIYGLGNTTAGAGDGYLFTSGNNYRTSLATGNWTTEQTVSSGSALPRGTWAHLTYTLAGTTATVYLDGVKVGTGTVTADPKDIGGGTTTANAIGRSNYDADNRFRGQIREFAIYNRALSSAEVLASSGNTTVLADATLTGDVLKTAPIVDQANRVITFPVKPGTDRTKLTPTYSTAAGVTASPASGTVRDLSTPKTVVLTPVGGGASTTWTLKAVEMKSPVIPGLYADPNIAVFGDTYYIYATTDGTPGWGGKDFYVWSSKNLVDWTRSATPFLTLDGANGNVPWATGNAWAPTIIEKGGKYYFYFSGHNAALNRKTIGVAVADSPMGPFTAQQSPMITNGESVNSGQAIDPAAFTDPATGKSYLFWGNGSPVYAELSDDMLSVKAGTIKRISGLTDFREGAFVNYRQGLYHLTYSIDDTGSENYRVGYATSTSIDGPWTYRGVILEKDASLGILATGHSSIINVPGTDDWYIAYHRFAIPGGNGTNRETTVDRITFDPATGLMQKVVPTLESVAPQKVPTAAPAIAVTASASTRCISGKVVLSVLVTNPNAFPVKVVIGSTYGSKTIAEVAAGKSATHSFTTREASIPAGQASVSATAFVAGKPATAAATAPYSAASCG
- a CDS encoding ABC transporter permease, with product MSSDSKPDRGSVLAGLIRRQYFWGAVAIALLLLVNVVKDPSYLAVSVSPTTGYLVGNVIDIARAAAPILMIAVGMCLVVATGGIDLSVGSIMVVAGAVSMEFLNANGAPDSLGAAAAAFAVALLVAGVLGAVNGILVSVVGLQPFISTLVVMLAGRGLAKVITGGQNTAATNEPFRWIANGYVFGLPVVFLLAIAIVVVVGVLVRRTALGLMIEAIGMDPKAARLAGINRRGLLMTAYIGSGLLAGVAGVFATASVMTVDVSRTGYQLELDAILAVVVGGTSLAGGKFNITGAAIGAILIATLDKTVVFLGVSSSATPAFKAIVIVALCLLQSERVRSAFTQRREARRSAPQKEAIPA
- a CDS encoding DUF916 domain-containing protein, coding for MTDQRRSPARPTVRLRALLALLVGALALSAAPPASAADQISWAVSPASDGAPDKRSWIELDLDPGAVVSEEAAVTNLSDQTVTFRIDAADGYFTDKGRFNMLPSDQESVDAGTWIQAPETVTVEPGAVGIVPFTVTVPDNAEPGDHAAGIAASLVSVGADAGGSSVGVESRIGFRVMTRVTGDVAPSVAVEDIATDYRLSWNPFAPGSLSVDAEIVNTGNVRLLLDGTVSAQGASAPLVAEDAAAQELLPGDRRTISVALDGVWPLFAIGADVTVAPTVVAPDGVDPASIAPVTSSATVLAVPLPQLLVLLGVALILAALLAGRSRSRRRIAQLVREAREEGLREGADAR
- a CDS encoding ABC transporter substrate-binding protein; amino-acid sequence: MYNTRRFGQILGFAAVGALALGLAGCSGGSDSGSGSDDDLTTIGFVAVGPEGAWRQANETNIEETFTEDAGYDLKYAPATNGDQKSQIDSFTSFVDEGVDVILLSATEGSGWEDSLERAQEAEIPVILIDRGIEPDNTDLYVTRIAPDNIAVSTSVADWAKTAFPDGAKYFTLEGPAGVSVVNERNEGWDEVIGADSAFTKVGAQTANWSTEEAKSVFETVLKSNNNDVQMVFAQNDEMGLGAVQAVEEAGLTPGVDVKIATIDGTKNALQALADGKLSFVAEYNPLFGETALDAVEATLAGETVESSIVVPSETFDSPEAASAALPDRKF